GACCACCACCGTCATCATCGGCAAGCCGGCGAAGGCGAATGCGTCCGACCCCGAGCTGAAGGCGATGGGCGACCTCGCCGGCGCGGCCTTCTGGCCGGTCGACATGGCCTATTTCGACCTCGCCGGCGACGGCGCCGACGGCGAGGAGCTGCCGACCTACCGCATCAGCTTCAAGCTCTACGAGAACGGCATGACGCGCGACCTCGTCATGGACTACGGCACCTTCTCCATGACCGGCACGCTGGTCGACCTCGCCACCTTCGACGCGCCGGACAACTGCACGCAGTAGGCTTTTTCGCCGCGCGTGGGTGCACGGTTGCGTTTTGCGGCCATACCCTCTATATACGCGCTCATTCCACACACGGGCTTAGGGTCTGCGTCCGGGAGAAATCCGGGCCGGACCTCCGGTGGCGGCAGGGCAAGCGCCCGAACCGTCGATGGCCCGTGGAGGCTAACCGGAAAGGAAGAAACGAATGGCTACGCCTGATTTCAGCATGCGCCAGCTTCTTGAGGCTGGTGTTCACTTCGGCCACCAGACCCACCGCTGGAACCCGAAGATGGCGCCCTACATCTTCGGCGCGCGCAACAACATCCATATCATCGACCTGTCGCAGACCGTGCCGCTGCTGCACCAGGCGCTGAAGCAGGTGTCCGACACCGTCGCCCGCGGCGGGCGCGTGCTCTTCGTCGGCACCAAGCGCCAGGCGTCCGACATCGTCGCCGAATCCGCGCGCCGCTCGGCCCAGTACTACGTCAATTCGCGCTGGCTCGGCGGCATGCTGACCAACTGGAAGACGATCTCGAACTCGATCCAGCGCCTGCGCAAGCTCGACGAGCTGCTGTCCGGCGAAGCCCAGGGCTTCACCAAGAAGGAGCGCCTGAACCTCGAGCGCGAGCGCGAGAAGCTCGACAAGGCCCTCGGCGGCATCAAGGACATGGGCTCGACGCCGGACCTGATGTTCGTCATCGACACCAACAA
The window above is part of the Aquamicrobium sp. genome. Proteins encoded here:
- the rpsB gene encoding 30S ribosomal protein S2, with protein sequence MATPDFSMRQLLEAGVHFGHQTHRWNPKMAPYIFGARNNIHIIDLSQTVPLLHQALKQVSDTVARGGRVLFVGTKRQASDIVAESARRSAQYYVNSRWLGGMLTNWKTISNSIQRLRKLDELLSGEAQGFTKKERLNLEREREKLDKALGGIKDMGSTPDLMFVIDTNKEAIAIQEAKRLGIPVVAVVDSNCDPDRVDFPIPGNDDAARAIQLYCDLISRAAIDGIARQQGALGVDVGAAAEAPVEPALGEDAGESKDA